One Anaerobacillus alkaliphilus DNA window includes the following coding sequences:
- a CDS encoding flagellar hook protein FlgE, whose protein sequence is MLRSMYSGIGGMKNFQTKLDVIGNNISNVNTFGFKKGRTTFKDLVSQQLTGASNPTENRGGTNPRQIGLGGTIASVDTIHTQGSLQTTGRALDLGISGDGFFIVNNGNLSYYTRAGNFYLDREGTLVTAEGLKVQGFQPNANGTGIDRNNFGQLKVQAGEVFAPQATNQMSLRGNLRAETPEGEEFDGTLENYLPPNTVLNKFTATDSMGNLHDLQLAYYKSGDNEWTVTLLTPQFNDDGELENYEVEELGTVQFNSGGRVDMENSQLQRIVIDPQNGAEPVNIGINFSQLTQFGNSSNSADISAINGNVEGFLESFNISQTGEINGVYTNGEVRILGQIAMATFNNTGGLMKSGDNLFQVSNNSGVPNIGFAGDGRGMIAGATLEMSNVDLSEEFTEMIVAQRGFQANTRIITTSDEILQELVNLKR, encoded by the coding sequence ATGTTACGTTCAATGTATTCAGGAATTGGTGGAATGAAAAATTTCCAAACTAAGCTAGATGTCATTGGTAATAATATATCTAATGTTAATACATTTGGATTTAAAAAGGGTAGAACAACATTTAAGGACCTAGTAAGCCAACAGCTAACAGGAGCTAGTAACCCAACAGAAAATCGTGGAGGGACCAACCCTCGACAAATTGGTTTAGGGGGAACAATCGCTTCAGTTGATACCATCCATACGCAAGGAAGCCTACAAACAACTGGACGTGCCCTAGACTTAGGGATTTCTGGAGATGGATTTTTCATTGTGAATAACGGAAATCTTTCCTATTATACAAGAGCGGGTAATTTTTATTTAGACCGTGAGGGAACTCTTGTAACAGCAGAAGGTTTAAAAGTACAGGGGTTTCAGCCTAATGCTAATGGCACAGGAATTGATCGAAATAATTTTGGGCAATTGAAAGTTCAAGCAGGAGAAGTGTTTGCTCCACAGGCAACAAATCAGATGAGCTTACGTGGAAATCTTCGAGCTGAAACGCCTGAAGGTGAAGAATTTGATGGAACTCTTGAAAATTATTTACCACCGAATACAGTGTTAAATAAATTTACAGCTACAGACTCAATGGGTAATTTACATGATTTACAACTTGCTTACTACAAATCTGGGGATAATGAGTGGACAGTAACCCTTTTAACACCACAGTTTAATGATGATGGTGAGTTAGAAAATTATGAGGTAGAAGAATTAGGAACGGTCCAATTCAATTCTGGTGGTAGAGTTGACATGGAGAACTCCCAGTTACAAAGGATTGTCATAGATCCACAAAACGGAGCAGAACCTGTAAACATTGGTATTAATTTCTCACAACTTACACAGTTTGGTAATAGTTCGAATAGTGCCGATATATCTGCAATTAACGGGAATGTAGAAGGCTTTTTAGAAAGCTTTAATATTTCTCAAACAGGAGAAATTAATGGAGTTTACACGAATGGAGAAGTCCGTATCCTAGGACAAATTGCGATGGCGACATTTAACAACACGGGTGGATTAATGAAATCTGGAGATAACTTATTCCAGGTCTCTAACAACTCTGGTGTACCAAATATTGGATTTGCAGGAGATGGTCGTGGAATGATTGCTGGTGCTACGCTTGAAATGTCAAATGTGGACTTATCAGAAGAGTTTACTGAGATGATTGTTGCTCAACGTGGTTTCCAAGCAAACACTAGAATAATAACGACTTCGGATGAAATTCTTCAAGAGCTTGTGAACTTAAAGCGTTAA
- a CDS encoding TIGR02530 family flagellar biosynthesis protein — translation MDKRIHTHHLHQLPRPISHTKPQKITTTSFKDFLNTEIQTKSELKVSKHAEKRLHDRGIVIDDNQWSLITMKMQEAKEKGVNDSLVILRDATLVVSAKNNTVITALDREEAKTQIFTNINGTIIID, via the coding sequence ATGGACAAGCGTATTCATACGCATCATTTACACCAACTCCCGAGACCTATTTCCCATACAAAACCACAAAAAATTACAACAACTTCTTTTAAAGATTTCTTAAATACAGAAATCCAGACCAAGTCTGAGCTAAAAGTGAGTAAGCATGCAGAGAAGAGACTACATGATCGTGGAATTGTGATTGATGACAATCAATGGTCACTAATTACAATGAAAATGCAGGAAGCAAAAGAAAAAGGTGTAAATGACTCTTTAGTCATACTGAGGGATGCAACATTAGTTGTAAGTGCCAAAAATAATACCGTAATTACTGCCTTGGACCGAGAAGAGGCAAAAACACAAATCTTTACAAACATTAACGGAACCATCATCATTGATTAA
- the flgD gene encoding flagellar hook assembly protein FlgD, translating to MINSVNSLYLSDRQVERKTGQNTLDQDAFLKILLTQLANQDPSKPMEDKEFISQMANFSSLEQMTQMNKALTGFIEMQKDSHFLSHSQLIGKEIQWEQVVANPNGETDLRLNDSVVKAIKFQHGKTRLVLEGGQVIDTIQVVHISRPTDKE from the coding sequence ATGATAAATTCAGTTAATAGCTTATATTTGTCAGATCGACAAGTAGAACGAAAGACCGGCCAAAATACGTTAGACCAAGATGCTTTCTTAAAAATATTACTTACACAGTTAGCCAATCAAGATCCTTCAAAACCAATGGAAGATAAAGAGTTCATCTCACAGATGGCTAATTTTTCTAGTTTAGAGCAAATGACTCAAATGAATAAGGCATTAACAGGCTTTATTGAAATGCAAAAAGATAGCCATTTTCTTTCTCATAGTCAATTAATTGGTAAAGAAATTCAGTGGGAGCAAGTAGTCGCCAACCCAAATGGTGAAACCGACCTCAGATTGAATGATAGTGTTGTAAAAGCAATTAAGTTCCAACATGGAAAAACAAGGTTAGTCTTAGAAGGCGGACAGGTGATTGACACAATCCAAGTAGTTCATATTAGTAGGCCTACTGATAAAGAGTGA
- a CDS encoding flagellar hook-length control protein FliK → MNGINVVQGTVVQQMLGATGSKKSNSSFDKFFNSAMGRNDGAFLNTMPQLTKEEHVDLQTLLTQFSNQLSLDEPILSEEVMVTTKIEELLKMLAIELQVEIEDINQNSQDVVSLIREGAEYLHSPAHLIVLMTKLSKLTSLETGIDRENHTGSLLQKMLVQLKSILTEEHMYSGQKDNIDKQQFILAAYKAFSLNEPTSNNQTVLPSIQGLPLTQMHQLVLHTGEGRAQQMNEEQFLRQFQNILNKSTLVQSPNGMNKLTIKLFPQHLGRLDVTLIQQNGMIVAQLLTTTKAAKHLVEAQLHHLKQAFVNQNIQVEKVEVQTQQSYLQDRQNQEEQRNNNRNKGEKERSPKDDDIKFEDLLKEIDAKV, encoded by the coding sequence ATGAATGGAATAAATGTTGTTCAAGGAACCGTAGTACAACAAATGTTGGGGGCAACAGGCTCTAAAAAGAGTAATTCTTCTTTTGATAAGTTTTTTAATAGCGCTATGGGGAGAAATGATGGTGCATTTCTAAACACAATGCCGCAATTAACAAAAGAAGAACATGTAGATTTACAAACATTGCTGACTCAATTTTCTAACCAACTCTCATTAGATGAGCCAATACTATCTGAAGAAGTTATGGTAACTACAAAAATTGAAGAACTACTGAAAATGCTTGCAATAGAGTTACAGGTGGAAATAGAGGATATTAATCAAAATAGCCAGGATGTAGTAAGTCTTATTAGAGAAGGTGCAGAGTACTTACATTCACCTGCTCACTTAATAGTCTTGATGACCAAATTGTCCAAGCTTACAAGTCTAGAAACTGGCATTGATAGGGAAAACCATACAGGTTCACTGCTTCAAAAAATGTTAGTCCAGCTTAAATCGATCTTAACTGAAGAGCACATGTATAGTGGTCAAAAAGATAACATTGATAAGCAACAATTCATACTTGCAGCCTATAAAGCATTTTCACTGAATGAACCTACTTCAAACAATCAGACTGTCCTTCCAAGTATACAGGGGCTTCCACTAACTCAGATGCATCAACTTGTATTACATACAGGGGAAGGTCGAGCTCAGCAAATGAATGAAGAGCAATTTTTGCGACAATTTCAAAACATTCTCAATAAAAGTACATTAGTTCAGTCTCCAAATGGTATGAATAAACTTACAATCAAATTATTTCCTCAGCATTTAGGTCGACTTGATGTAACTCTAATTCAGCAAAATGGGATGATTGTGGCACAATTGCTTACAACAACTAAGGCTGCCAAACACCTGGTAGAAGCACAACTGCATCACCTAAAGCAAGCGTTTGTAAATCAAAATATTCAGGTTGAGAAAGTAGAAGTTCAAACGCAACAATCATACTTACAAGATAGACAAAATCAGGAAGAACAAAGAAATAACAATCGAAACAAGGGCGAAAAAGAACGAAGTCCAAAAGACGATGATATCAAGTTTGAGGATCTATTAAAAGAAATTGATGCAAAGGTATAA
- a CDS encoding MotE family protein: MKNEEQQHSKIQWFFMVIFVPVVFALILFGVILNIMGVNVLNQVKQAAGNVPFLSEYVKTDEQKLADQEKTNFEDLTAVVANKERQIDELNNTIASKDREINSLLEEIKMLMVELEEKQTSQLPNSKEYEEIAKMYASMSAKNAANILSQLPEEEAALQLSFIKLDERASILARMTPEKAAQIIALLAY; encoded by the coding sequence ATGAAAAACGAAGAACAGCAACATAGTAAAATTCAATGGTTCTTTATGGTGATCTTTGTCCCAGTCGTTTTTGCCTTAATATTATTTGGGGTTATTTTAAACATTATGGGAGTCAATGTTTTAAACCAGGTCAAGCAGGCAGCTGGAAATGTCCCGTTTCTCTCGGAATATGTAAAAACAGATGAACAGAAACTAGCCGATCAAGAAAAAACAAACTTCGAGGATTTAACGGCAGTTGTCGCTAACAAAGAAAGACAAATAGATGAATTGAACAATACGATTGCTTCTAAGGACAGAGAAATAAATTCCTTATTAGAAGAAATTAAGATGCTTATGGTTGAGCTAGAAGAGAAGCAAACGTCACAGCTGCCAAATAGCAAGGAATATGAGGAAATTGCGAAAATGTATGCTTCTATGTCCGCCAAAAATGCTGCTAATATCTTAAGCCAACTTCCTGAAGAAGAGGCTGCATTGCAATTGTCATTTATAAAACTTGATGAAAGAGCGTCAATTTTAGCGAGAATGACACCTGAAAAAGCAGCTCAAATTATTGCATTGTTGGCGTATTAA
- the fliJ gene encoding flagellar export protein FliJ: protein MSFKFKLQKILEMSEHEKLKAEKEFTQATRQFEEVATKLYELLKKKENYDNDYRTRMEMGISISDIQQSHTILNQLQKQINQLQIYTQKARENMNVKQELLVEKSIELKKYEKMKQIKYDYYLEEVKRQDDILMDEISVQQFMNR from the coding sequence ATGTCATTTAAATTTAAGTTGCAGAAAATCCTTGAGATGAGTGAACATGAAAAACTTAAAGCAGAAAAGGAATTTACACAAGCAACAAGACAGTTTGAAGAAGTGGCAACTAAATTATATGAACTGCTTAAAAAGAAGGAAAATTACGATAATGATTATCGTACGCGCATGGAGATGGGGATTTCGATTAGTGATATTCAACAGTCTCATACAATTCTAAACCAGCTACAAAAGCAAATAAATCAGTTGCAGATCTATACACAAAAAGCTCGGGAGAATATGAATGTTAAACAAGAGCTATTAGTTGAAAAATCTATTGAGCTAAAGAAATATGAAAAAATGAAACAAATAAAATATGATTACTATTTAGAAGAAGTAAAACGCCAGGATGATATTCTAATGGACGAAATATCCGTTCAACAATTCATGAATCGGTGA